In the genome of Halobacterium noricense, one region contains:
- a CDS encoding CBS domain-containing protein, translating to MQARDLMTEAVETVHEDDAVSDVLQQLARRDFTGFPVVDDDDRLVGVVTQRDFVELFQPKDHTVWIPIGLPPFLETLDYGIDLSWNELETELDLAKNAGKPVKKIMTPDVLTVGPDADVDDVLAILAADERDVNRVPVVEDDVVVGIVTRQDVLRALHDERNQ from the coding sequence ATGCAGGCACGCGACCTGATGACCGAAGCCGTCGAGACCGTCCACGAGGACGACGCGGTCAGCGACGTCCTCCAGCAGCTCGCTCGACGCGACTTCACGGGGTTCCCCGTCGTGGACGACGACGACCGGCTCGTCGGCGTCGTCACCCAGCGCGACTTCGTGGAGCTGTTCCAGCCCAAAGACCACACCGTCTGGATTCCCATCGGGCTGCCGCCGTTCCTCGAGACGCTCGACTACGGCATCGACCTCTCGTGGAACGAACTGGAGACCGAACTGGACCTCGCGAAGAACGCCGGCAAGCCGGTCAAGAAGATCATGACGCCGGACGTGCTCACGGTCGGCCCCGACGCCGACGTCGACGACGTGCTCGCCATCCTCGCGGCGGACGAGCGCGACGTCAACCGCGTCCCCGTCGTCGAGGACGACGTCGTGGTCGGTATCGTCACCCGGCAGGACGTGCTGCGCGCGCTCCACGACGAGCGCAACCAGTAG